CTCACCGTGACTGCCCTCCGGAGTTTATCCTCTCAGAATTCACGTAAAACGCCGGTTAACGGCATCTGACCTGCTCAATCCACGACGCCATGCAATCCTACTCCACCCCTTTTATTCATCGCCTGACTTCCACGCCGCTTAGGGCAGCTTTTCGCGGCCTTCTTGTGGCCAGTTTGTTCGCCGGCTTTTTGATCCCGCTAGCCGCCATAGGCGCGCCAACTATTTCTGCGACTCAGGACGACGGCACGGCTGCCGCGACGCGCAAACTCGTCGGCCAGCAAATCGATTATACGACGGTCATCTCGAATACCGCCGCGGTCATTGTCGGCAGCACGGCGAACGACGCTACCAGCGTGATATTGACCAACAATACGCCGGCGAACACGACCGACGTCGGAACGGTGACCATCTCGCCGATCGCCTTCGATGACGACTATCCGCAGACAATCATCGGGAATGTCTCGATCAATTCGGCCAATATTCCCTACAGCGTTTTTAGCAACGACTTTGCCGGCACGCCTGCGGCGACAACAATCTCCGCCTTCGACGCGACCAGCGTGCAGGGCGGTCAGGTCACAATGGTCACCGCCGCGGGCGCCACCCTTGGCCAATTCACCTACAATCCACCCCCGGGGTTCGAAGGGACGGACACTTTCACCTACACGCTGACCAATAGCGCGGGCAGTTCGGTCGGCACGGTCCGGCTCACTGTCACTGGCATGGTTTGGTTTATTAACAACGCCGCGTCGGCCTGCACGACGGTCGCTGCTGGTTGCGGACGTCTTTCCAATCCATTTAGCACTCTTGCTGCATTTAATAGTGCCAACGGCGTGGCCGACGCCGGCCTCGTCCACAACCCGGCGGCAAACGACAACATCTTCATTTTTGAAAGCGCCACCGGATACAGCGGCGCGGTCACGCTGGTGTCTGGTCAGAAGCTAATCGGCCAGGATGCGACGGCCACGCTCGCCGTCATCACGGGACTTACGCCACCGAGCGGCAGCGCCGCATTCCCTGCGATGAATACCGGCGGGAACAACAGCACCATTACGAGCACGGTAACGCTCAACACAAATACGACCGTCCGCGGTCTCAGCATCAGTTCGACAACCAACACCGGAATGAACGACCCGGCCGGTGCGATTACCGGCGTCAATGTTAGCGAGGTCGATGTGACCACGACTACTGGCACCGGCGTTAGCCTGGCCAACATTGCCGGAACGTTGAGCTTTGATGGCTTGACGACGTCTGGCGGAACCGGTGCCGACCTCACGGGAAGCAATGGCAGCGCGACTTTCAACTTCACCGGTGTGACCATCAGTTCGGGCGGAAACACCGGCTTCAATGCGACCGGCGGGGGCACCGTAAATATCACCGGTGCGTCCAACACTCTCACCAGCACAACCGGCGTCGCGCTCAATGTCGTTAACACCACCATCGGCGCGAGCGGGCTGACTTTCCGCAGTATTTCGGTGACGGGGAATAATACGCTTCCGGCGAGCGGCATTATTCTAAACACCACCGGCAGTGGCGGGCTCAAGGTGACGGGCAACGCTGGAGTTTGCACGCCAGCAACGCAGACCTGCACCGGCGGCACGATTCAGGGCACGGGTTCTCATGGCGTAAATCTCACGGCCGTGTCGAACATCGAGTTCAACCTCGTTTCAATTAAGAATACCGGGGACCACGGCCTCTTTGGCGATGGGGTAAACAACTTCACGCTTCGTGACAGTATCGTTTTTAATTTCGGCAATGCATCGGCAAGCGGGCCGGGCGGACCCAGCGAAGATGGGCTGCACTTCGAGTCGACGAATAATGCCAACACCGCCGCCGGTCACGGCCTCACTGGCACGGTCACCTTCCAACGCAACACGATCGGACCAGACGGTCACTTCGTTCTGACTCCGAATCCGCCGACGCCGGAGAACAAGGGTATCGTCATTCGCAACCACAATGACGTGAACCTGGCCATGACCGTCACCGGGATGAAGTTTTTTCAGATTTCAAACGACGGTATTGACGCTGACGTCTCAGACGGTACCGCCACGCTTAACGTGGATGGAAGCACCGCGGATGGAGCCAACGACTTCAGTCAGATCAACGGACGCGCGGTTACCTTCCAAGGTCCGGTCGACAACGCGGCGGCCCGGGTCCTCGACCTGACGATCAAGAACAACACCTTTACCAGCGTTGGCATCGGCGGGCGCTGGCTCGCAGGAGGGCGGTGCACCATGAATGCTCGCTTCACTAACAACGTGATGACGAGCACGACCAACGATGCCATTCGCTCGATCGCCGATGCCAGCATCGCGACTCTAACCCCGCACGCCACGACCAATGCGACGATTACCGGCAACAACTTTGGTGGCGGCTCTGCGTTCATCGCCCACCACCGTCAGGCGGTCGGCAACATAGCCTTCAACAACAACACCAACATCGGCAACGTCGGCGGTATCCTGGTGACCGCCGAGGTTAGATCGACTGTCGGCATCGACATTCTCAGCAACTCCGCGACGGTCAGCGGCAACGCGGGCCGTAACGCCCTGTATATTCAGACCGCCAACAACGGCGTGGCGGGGACCGACAACTCGACCATTTGCGCCAACATTAGCGGCAACAATTTCTCCGAAAGTCCGAACAACACCGGTTTCCAGTCCACCATCGTTCTGGACACGGTCAGCAACCAGGGTGTGATTAACCTGGAAAACTGGAATGGCAGCAGCCCGACCTACGACGTTTTCCTGAGCAATCAAAACACGCTCAGCGGCGGCACACCGAACGTAATTGCCGATAATCCGGCCAACATCCATGCCGGCGCAAACTGTGTGACTTCGACGCCGTTGATGTTCGCTTCGGGTGGTGTGCCCTCAGTCGCCACCAAATCCACTCCGCGAGGAAGCGCTTCGGATTCAGCGGCGGGCGAGGCAAAGATCGTGAGTGGCGGCGCCGACCGGAGGGAAGACGCTGCCCCTGCCGCCGCCGAACATGCCAAGCCTGAAATTCAATCCGCGACGCTTACTCGGGAGCAAATCGAGTCGATCGTGGTTGAAGCCAAGAGACGCTGGGCGGCGACCGGTTTGAGTTCTGAGCAAGGGGCCGCGCTCGACCGCTTGCAATTCGATGTGGCTGACCTGGCGGCGTTGTATCTTGGCTCTGCGGGAGCCGACCATATCAAGCTCAATCGCAAGGCCGGCGACCAAGAGTGGTTCGTGGATGCCCCGCCGATGACCGATGGGCAGTTTGGCAAAGTTATTTCGGCGACGCAGCGCTTCACCGAACCCGAAGCTGCGCCCGCTGGCCGCGTCGACCTTCTCACGGCGATCATGCACGAAATGGGTCATGCTCTCGGCCTGCCGGATTCGTATGACGTGAAGGATCGCGAAAACGTGATGTATGGTTTCCTCACCAGCGGTGAACGGCGTTTGCCGGCCAATGGGCAGGCCATTGGCGCAGTCCCCGGCTCGCTGTCGGGCGCACCGCATTTCCTTGGCTCGCCGGTGAACATCGGCACGCTGCCGCCGAACAAGAGCGTGACGATCAAGTTCTCGGTGACCGTTGGTCCAATCACCGGCAATCCGCAATCCGTTTCCAGCCAGGGAACGGTCAGCGGCAGTAACTTCGCCAACGTTTTGACAGACGATCCGACCGTGGGTGGCGGAGCAGACCCAACCGTAACCCTGCTCGGCATTGCGCCGGCCTTCACGAGTGCGAACGCGACCACGTTCACCGTCGGCACCAACGGCAACTTTAGTGTGACCGCGAACGGCGCACCGCCGCCGACTTTCACCAAGACCGGTACCTTGCCGACTGGCGTCACCCTGGATTCGAATGGGCTGTTGCACGGAACTCCGGCGGCCGGCACCGGCGGCACCTATCCGATCACGATTACCGCGACGAATGCCATCGCGCCCGACGCGATGCAGAGCTTTACTCTCACGGTCAATCAGCCGCCCGCCGTTACGAGCGCGAACAATACGACCTTTACGGTGGGAACCGCGGGCACCTTCACGGTCACGACCACTGGGTTCCCAACCGGAGCCACCATGGTGATAAGTGAAACGGGAGCGCTGCCAAGTGGGGTGACGTTCACCAACAACAATGACGGCACCGCCACCTTGGCTGGCACGCCCGGGGCCGGAACCGGTGGCACCTACCCGATCACGATCACGGCCAACAACGGCGTCGCGCCGAACGGCACTCAGAGTTTCACCCTGACGGTGAACCAGGCGCCTGCGATCACGAGCGCCGCGAATACGACCTTTACGGTTGGAACCGCCGGGACATTCAGTGTCACGACCACCGGGTTCCCGACTAATGCCAGTATGGTGATTGGGGAAACCGGAGCTCTGCCGAGCGGAGTAACCTTCACCAACAACAATAATGGCACCGCGACGTTGGCCGGCACCCCCGGGGCCGGAACCGGTGGAACTTATCCGATCACGATCACGGCGAACAACGGCGTTGGCAGTGCCGCGATGCAAAGCTTCACCCTGACGGTGAACCAGGCGCCTGCGATCACAAGCGCGAACAATACGACCTTTACG
This sequence is a window from Chthoniobacterales bacterium. Protein-coding genes within it:
- a CDS encoding putative Ig domain-containing protein, whose translation is MQSYSTPFIHRLTSTPLRAAFRGLLVASLFAGFLIPLAAIGAPTISATQDDGTAAATRKLVGQQIDYTTVISNTAAVIVGSTANDATSVILTNNTPANTTDVGTVTISPIAFDDDYPQTIIGNVSINSANIPYSVFSNDFAGTPAATTISAFDATSVQGGQVTMVTAAGATLGQFTYNPPPGFEGTDTFTYTLTNSAGSSVGTVRLTVTGMVWFINNAASACTTVAAGCGRLSNPFSTLAAFNSANGVADAGLVHNPAANDNIFIFESATGYSGAVTLVSGQKLIGQDATATLAVITGLTPPSGSAAFPAMNTGGNNSTITSTVTLNTNTTVRGLSISSTTNTGMNDPAGAITGVNVSEVDVTTTTGTGVSLANIAGTLSFDGLTTSGGTGADLTGSNGSATFNFTGVTISSGGNTGFNATGGGTVNITGASNTLTSTTGVALNVVNTTIGASGLTFRSISVTGNNTLPASGIILNTTGSGGLKVTGNAGVCTPATQTCTGGTIQGTGSHGVNLTAVSNIEFNLVSIKNTGDHGLFGDGVNNFTLRDSIVFNFGNASASGPGGPSEDGLHFESTNNANTAAGHGLTGTVTFQRNTIGPDGHFVLTPNPPTPENKGIVIRNHNDVNLAMTVTGMKFFQISNDGIDADVSDGTATLNVDGSTADGANDFSQINGRAVTFQGPVDNAAARVLDLTIKNNTFTSVGIGGRWLAGGRCTMNARFTNNVMTSTTNDAIRSIADASIATLTPHATTNATITGNNFGGGSAFIAHHRQAVGNIAFNNNTNIGNVGGILVTAEVRSTVGIDILSNSATVSGNAGRNALYIQTANNGVAGTDNSTICANISGNNFSESPNNTGFQSTIVLDTVSNQGVINLENWNGSSPTYDVFLSNQNTLSGGTPNVIADNPANIHAGANCVTSTPLMFASGGVPSVATKSTPRGSASDSAAGEAKIVSGGADRREDAAPAAAEHAKPEIQSATLTREQIESIVVEAKRRWAATGLSSEQGAALDRLQFDVADLAALYLGSAGADHIKLNRKAGDQEWFVDAPPMTDGQFGKVISATQRFTEPEAAPAGRVDLLTAIMHEMGHALGLPDSYDVKDRENVMYGFLTSGERRLPANGQAIGAVPGSLSGAPHFLGSPVNIGTLPPNKSVTIKFSVTVGPITGNPQSVSSQGTVSGSNFANVLTDDPTVGGGADPTVTLLGIAPAFTSANATTFTVGTNGNFSVTANGAPPPTFTKTGTLPTGVTLDSNGLLHGTPAAGTGGTYPITITATNAIAPDAMQSFTLTVNQPPAVTSANNTTFTVGTAGTFTVTTTGFPTGATMVISETGALPSGVTFTNNNDGTATLAGTPGAGTGGTYPITITANNGVAPNGTQSFTLTVNQAPAITSAANTTFTVGTAGTFSVTTTGFPTNASMVIGETGALPSGVTFTNNNNGTATLAGTPGAGTGGTYPITITANNGVGSAAMQSFTLTVNQAPAITSANNTTFT